One genomic region from Granulimonas faecalis encodes:
- a CDS encoding ABC transporter ATP-binding protein — translation MAKQTMQAKRPGVKPAVILRVFKSLFRFYPVLMPIVFVCLLINALTNAAPAIFMQQALAVVGRCWPTGDWESAAGPIGQITLSLAGIYLVGLVANFTWNRLMAIICQGSLEKFREEMFDHMETLPIRYFDTHAHGDIMSFYTNDIDALRQMISQSLPQITMTCLVLVSVFFIMLWYSLWMTIVVVAGTALMALSSKALAGRSARFFLAQQRAIAAVEGHVEEIMNGERVVQVFCHQRECEADFDQYNERLFDASRKANTFANILAPILMNMGNVIYVVVAVVAGILLALDVPSVSISGSAFTIAIAVPFLNMTKQFAGQIGQISQQVNPVVMGMAGAERVFTLIDEEPETDDGYVELVNVRMVDGKLSEAGERTGMWAWKHPHHSGEVTYTPLAGDVRFHDVDFGYTPDHTVLHDVSLYAKPGQKVAFVGATGAGKTTITNLINRFYDIADGKIRYDGININKIRKGDLRRSLGIVLQDVNLFTGTVLDNIRYGRLNASDEECFDAAKLAGADDFIRRLPQGYDTLLTDNGSQLSQGQRQLISIARAAVADPPVMILDEATSSIDTRTEAIVQRGMDALMKGRTTFVIAHRLSTVRNSDVIIVLDHGRIIERGSHDELIAKKGTYYQLYTGAFELE, via the coding sequence GTGGCTAAGCAGACCATGCAGGCGAAGCGCCCCGGCGTCAAACCGGCGGTCATCCTGCGCGTGTTCAAGTCGCTGTTCCGGTTCTATCCCGTGCTCATGCCCATCGTGTTCGTGTGCCTGCTCATCAACGCACTCACCAACGCGGCCCCGGCCATCTTCATGCAGCAGGCCCTGGCCGTGGTGGGGCGCTGCTGGCCAACCGGGGACTGGGAGTCCGCCGCGGGCCCCATCGGCCAGATCACCCTCTCCCTGGCCGGCATCTACCTCGTGGGCCTCGTCGCCAACTTCACCTGGAACCGCCTCATGGCCATCATCTGCCAGGGCAGCCTCGAGAAGTTCCGCGAGGAGATGTTCGACCACATGGAGACCCTGCCCATCCGCTACTTCGACACCCACGCCCACGGCGACATCATGTCGTTCTACACCAACGACATCGACGCCCTGCGCCAGATGATCTCCCAGTCGCTGCCCCAGATCACCATGACCTGCCTGGTGCTCGTCTCGGTCTTCTTCATCATGCTGTGGTACTCGCTGTGGATGACCATCGTCGTGGTGGCGGGCACCGCCCTGATGGCCCTGTCCTCCAAGGCCCTCGCCGGGCGCTCCGCCCGGTTCTTCCTGGCCCAGCAGCGCGCCATCGCCGCCGTCGAGGGCCACGTGGAGGAGATCATGAACGGCGAGCGCGTGGTGCAGGTCTTCTGCCACCAGCGCGAGTGCGAGGCCGACTTCGACCAGTACAACGAGCGCCTCTTCGACGCGAGCCGCAAGGCCAACACGTTCGCCAACATCCTCGCCCCCATCCTCATGAACATGGGCAACGTCATCTACGTGGTGGTGGCCGTGGTGGCCGGCATCCTCCTGGCCCTCGACGTGCCCAGCGTCTCCATCTCGGGGTCGGCCTTCACCATCGCCATCGCCGTGCCCTTCCTCAACATGACCAAGCAGTTCGCCGGCCAGATCGGCCAGATCTCCCAACAGGTGAACCCCGTGGTCATGGGTATGGCCGGCGCCGAGCGCGTCTTCACCCTCATCGACGAGGAGCCCGAGACCGACGACGGCTACGTCGAGCTGGTGAACGTGCGCATGGTCGACGGCAAGCTCTCCGAGGCCGGGGAGCGCACGGGCATGTGGGCCTGGAAGCACCCCCACCACAGCGGCGAGGTCACCTACACCCCGCTGGCCGGGGACGTGCGCTTCCACGACGTGGACTTCGGCTACACCCCCGACCACACCGTGCTCCACGACGTCTCCCTCTACGCCAAGCCGGGCCAGAAGGTGGCCTTCGTGGGCGCCACCGGTGCCGGCAAGACCACCATCACCAACCTCATCAACCGCTTCTACGACATCGCCGACGGCAAGATCCGCTACGACGGCATCAACATCAACAAGATCCGCAAGGGCGACCTGCGCCGCTCCCTGGGCATCGTGCTCCAGGACGTGAACCTGTTCACCGGCACGGTGCTCGACAACATCCGCTACGGCCGGCTCAACGCCTCCGACGAGGAGTGCTTCGACGCCGCCAAGCTGGCCGGGGCCGACGACTTCATCCGCCGCCTGCCCCAGGGCTACGACACCCTGCTCACCGACAACGGCTCCCAGCTCTCCCAGGGCCAGCGCCAGCTGATCTCCATCGCCCGCGCCGCCGTGGCGGACCCGCCCGTCATGATCCTCGACGAGGCCACGAGCTCCATCGACACCCGCACCGAGGCCATCGTACAGCGCGGCATGGACGCCCTCATGAAGGGTCGCACCACCTTCGTCATCGCCCACCGCCTCTCGACGGTGCGCAACTCCGACGTGATCATCGTGCTGGACCACGGCCGCATCATCGAGCGCGGCAGCCACGACGAGCTCATCGCCAAGAAGGGCACCTACTACCAGCTCTATACCGGCGCCTTCGAGCTGGAGTAG
- a CDS encoding histidinol-phosphatase HisJ family protein produces the protein MLADFHVHTEFSDDSVYPMEQVAADAFRLNLDALCFCDHVDYGVKPDAGEPCDRFDPDNGKPVTNVDYARYFPEVERVRALFDGRLTIRAGLELGVQRHTVARYEAVLDHWGDRLDFCLLSIHQVEDREFWNGDYQKGRDQDAVHRDYYDEMLAVMDAFDGYDSVAHLDLMRRYDPFGPVPFERVRDQVAAVLEHVIAHGKAIELNTSSWRYGLDDTMPSSDVFRLYRDLGGTLLTLGSDSHRPSHLGSYLRVGQRMLRDLGFTEFVTYERRVPTAHPLAF, from the coding sequence ATGCTTGCCGACTTCCACGTCCACACCGAGTTCTCCGACGACTCCGTCTACCCGATGGAGCAGGTGGCCGCAGACGCCTTCCGCCTGAACCTGGACGCCCTGTGCTTTTGCGACCATGTGGACTACGGCGTGAAGCCCGATGCCGGCGAGCCCTGCGACCGATTCGACCCCGACAACGGCAAGCCCGTCACTAACGTGGACTACGCCCGCTACTTTCCAGAGGTAGAGCGCGTACGAGCGCTCTTTGACGGGCGGCTGACGATACGGGCCGGGCTGGAGCTGGGCGTGCAGCGCCACACGGTGGCCCGGTACGAGGCCGTACTGGACCACTGGGGCGACCGCTTGGACTTTTGCCTGCTGTCCATCCATCAGGTGGAAGACAGAGAGTTCTGGAACGGCGACTACCAAAAGGGACGCGACCAAGACGCCGTCCACCGCGACTACTACGACGAGATGCTGGCCGTCATGGACGCCTTCGACGGCTATGACTCCGTCGCCCACTTGGACCTCATGCGCCGCTATGACCCCTTTGGGCCCGTGCCCTTCGAGCGGGTCCGAGACCAGGTGGCCGCCGTGCTCGAGCACGTCATCGCCCACGGGAAGGCCATCGAGCTCAACACGTCGTCCTGGCGCTACGGCCTCGACGACACCATGCCGTCCTCAGATGTTTTCAGGCTCTACCGCGACCTCGGCGGCACGCTCTTGACCCTGGGCTCCGACTCCCACCGGCCCTCGCACCTGGGCTCCTACCTGCGGGTGGGCCAGCGGATGCTCCGCGACCTGGGCTTCACGGAGTTCGTCACCTACGAGCGGCGCGTGCCCACGGCGCACCCCCTGGCCTTCTAA
- a CDS encoding sensor histidine kinase: protein MIERLRRRFVAVAMAAATVVIVLVGLAISGAGLYGVCARADHVLSVIAANGGTIPRGTAGLDPETPFSARYFVVEVGPDGTAVGTDLSHVATVTAADVVAFARRASAASPGFSWYDGYRCLVTEDGQRRTAVFLDCRGGLASLETTALATVAVGAAADLLVYLFVRLFSARAIDPLVQAAQRQQRFVTDASHELKTPVTVIVTSLRVLEMEVGENRWIEKASRQAHSLARLVDDLVVLSRLEDEGAAVRERVDLSSLVAGVADDLADFASVEGHGLRAEVEPGVSVEADPRAVGTLLSVLLDNAVKYALPGGEVTLSLARVRRGAELRVSNPAEPLDPEALGRVFDRFYRPDEARSRETGGFGIGLAQAAGIVGAHGGTVRATQGPGADGANAFTVTVWLPAKGARA, encoded by the coding sequence GTGATTGAGCGGCTGCGTCGACGCTTCGTCGCCGTGGCCATGGCCGCCGCCACCGTGGTCATCGTGCTCGTGGGCCTGGCCATCAGCGGCGCCGGCCTCTACGGCGTGTGCGCCCGCGCCGACCACGTGCTCTCCGTCATCGCTGCCAACGGGGGCACCATCCCGCGCGGCACGGCGGGGCTCGACCCCGAGACGCCCTTCTCCGCCAGGTACTTCGTGGTGGAGGTGGGCCCCGACGGCACCGCCGTGGGCACGGACCTCTCCCACGTCGCGACCGTCACCGCCGCGGACGTCGTTGCCTTCGCCCGCCGGGCCTCGGCGGCGTCGCCGGGCTTCAGCTGGTACGACGGCTACCGCTGCCTCGTGACCGAGGACGGCCAGCGCCGCACCGCCGTCTTCCTCGACTGCCGGGGCGGCCTGGCGTCGCTCGAGACCACGGCGCTCGCCACGGTGGCCGTGGGCGCGGCGGCCGACCTCCTCGTCTACCTGTTCGTGCGGCTCTTCTCGGCCCGGGCCATCGACCCCCTCGTGCAGGCGGCCCAGCGGCAGCAGCGCTTCGTCACCGACGCCTCCCACGAACTCAAGACGCCCGTCACCGTCATCGTGACGAGCCTCCGCGTGCTGGAGATGGAGGTGGGGGAGAACCGCTGGATCGAGAAGGCCTCGCGGCAGGCGCACTCGCTGGCGCGCCTCGTGGACGACCTCGTGGTCCTCTCGCGCTTGGAGGACGAGGGCGCCGCCGTCCGGGAGCGCGTGGACCTCTCGTCCCTCGTGGCGGGGGTGGCCGACGACCTGGCGGACTTCGCCTCGGTGGAGGGCCACGGGCTCCGCGCCGAGGTGGAGCCGGGCGTGTCCGTGGAGGCCGACCCCCGCGCCGTGGGGACCCTGCTCTCCGTGCTGCTCGACAACGCCGTTAAGTACGCGCTGCCCGGCGGCGAGGTGACTCTCTCCCTGGCCCGGGTGCGCCGCGGCGCCGAGCTCCGGGTGTCCAACCCTGCCGAGCCGCTGGACCCGGAGGCGCTGGGGCGCGTGTTCGACCGCTTCTACCGGCCCGACGAGGCGCGGTCCCGGGAGACCGGCGGCTTTGGCATAGGCCTCGCCCAGGCGGCCGGTATCGTGGGGGCCCACGGCGGCACCGTCCGGGCCACCCAGGGCCCGGGGGCCGACGGCGCCAACGCCTTCACCGTGACGGTGTGGCTGCCGGCCAAGGGGGCGCGGGCTTAG
- a CDS encoding response regulator transcription factor yields the protein MRLLVAEDDRDLAEVLGVFLERNNFAVEVVGDGRTALDHGLSGAYDGIVLDVMMPAMDGIEVLRRLRDAGVDTPVMMLTAKGATRDRIEGFDAGADDYLPKPFSPDELLSRVRAMLRRRGPWQPRTASFGDLVLDLDGSVLSCGVRSVQLSRREFQVMELLMAAPGAVTPAEQILERVWGWDAEAEVNVVWVHISNVRKKLASLGSSVSIVAIRGLGYTLREAAGD from the coding sequence ATGCGTCTGCTGGTGGCAGAGGACGACCGCGACCTCGCCGAGGTGCTCGGCGTGTTCCTCGAGCGCAACAACTTCGCCGTGGAGGTGGTGGGCGACGGCCGCACGGCCCTCGACCACGGGCTCTCCGGCGCCTACGACGGCATCGTGCTCGACGTCATGATGCCGGCCATGGACGGCATCGAGGTGCTGCGGCGCCTCCGCGACGCCGGTGTGGACACACCGGTAATGATGCTTACGGCCAAGGGCGCCACACGCGACCGCATCGAAGGCTTTGACGCCGGTGCCGACGACTACCTGCCCAAGCCGTTCTCGCCCGACGAGCTCCTCTCCCGCGTGCGCGCCATGCTGCGACGCCGCGGTCCCTGGCAGCCGCGCACCGCGTCCTTCGGCGACCTCGTGCTGGACCTCGACGGCTCCGTGCTGTCGTGCGGCGTCCGCTCCGTGCAGCTGTCGCGCCGGGAGTTCCAGGTGATGGAGCTGCTCATGGCGGCGCCGGGGGCGGTGACGCCCGCCGAGCAGATCCTCGAGCGCGTGTGGGGCTGGGACGCCGAGGCGGAGGTCAACGTCGTCTGGGTGCACATCTCCAACGTGCGCAAGAAGCTGGCGTCCCTGGGTTCCTCGGTGTCCATCGTGGCCATCCGGGGGCTCGGCTACACCCTCCGGGAGGCCGCCGGTGATTGA
- a CDS encoding DUF4422 domain-containing protein produces MPRFSIVIPAYNVEAYLEQCLDSLLAQTFGDWEAVVVDDASPDGSGAVADRLAASDPRITVVHKAANEGTHLARRTGMERCCGEYTVFLDGDDSLKPDCLALLDEALSADPVDSIHCGLVAQAAGSTSDEAAKAFERFNNEGEGTLARQELLTQVFFERGGYRRDWRVTNHAYKTEALKRAFEAMTPERLDRAEDAYEYLVICSVIEQEATRNDILGYVYNLGRGIINYDRLTPEAYAREAAQCQACIDASVDFARMSGDEALAEAASGAKVKLAEIVTNDWQNRVAPEDQAKAAELIASVLGPNEVAANLARLARDGAYRLWDTDVSLADDPSVERTFNLALELSDTAHVADDARARLDAAVAAAASHIGDLRRRDAERAERDLLADYDAQKVRILVSAHRDFARFDAKSLQMIQVGCAVNGGRLPDMLHDDEGDNDSGLNKMLCEMTAQYWAWKHVTDAEYVGFCHYRRYFNFSDTRYEENGWGEVMAGTIDEAAQRRFGLDDASIARAIEGYDIVTAPMQDIRSLPAPYTTPAEQYADAPKLHIDDLILCGEVVKELHPDYAQDVDAYLNGHTSCFCNMYIMRTELFREYAEWVFPILDRCIDAIDFSHYSVEGVRTPGHLAERLLNIYLIHGERVGRGWKTKELQVVHFQDPAPRPAPRPLPLETPVRSTIPVVFAADNNYVPMVSTTIVSMLENADPAYRYDVIVLTSDISGENRAEMGAVMARYPHAHLRFLDVADIVEKYDLTTSNAHISNETYYRFLIQELLPFYTKVLYLDSDLVVTGDVAELYHTDVTGNLLAAARDVDFLGNLNMPDGKRMAYAEDVLGMRDPYDYFQAGVLLLNTGEMRQFMSMEQWLEAASDPTLIYNDQDVLNRCCEGRVTYLDNAWNVMIDCDGRIGRIFSFAPAPVFDAFLRARGNALVTHYAGFQKPWTMVGCDKAELYWEYARKTPFYERLIAQLAAAVTHVDLGGKRISWQPPKAIGENNPIRKLVDPIMPYGTRRREVMKSIGRTVRGLN; encoded by the coding sequence ATGCCCCGTTTCTCTATCGTCATCCCGGCCTACAACGTGGAGGCCTATCTCGAGCAGTGCCTCGACAGCCTTTTGGCCCAGACCTTCGGCGACTGGGAGGCCGTGGTGGTGGACGACGCGAGCCCCGACGGCTCCGGCGCCGTCGCCGACCGCCTCGCCGCTTCCGACCCGAGGATAACGGTTGTCCACAAGGCGGCGAACGAGGGTACGCACCTTGCCCGGCGCACCGGCATGGAGCGCTGTTGCGGCGAGTACACCGTGTTCCTTGACGGCGACGACTCCCTCAAACCCGACTGCCTTGCCCTTCTTGACGAGGCGCTCTCGGCCGACCCCGTGGACTCCATTCACTGTGGCCTTGTCGCCCAGGCAGCCGGGTCCACGTCCGACGAGGCCGCCAAAGCCTTCGAGCGCTTCAACAACGAGGGCGAAGGCACCCTTGCCCGCCAGGAGCTCCTCACCCAGGTCTTCTTTGAGAGGGGTGGCTATCGCCGGGACTGGCGCGTCACCAACCATGCCTACAAAACCGAGGCGCTCAAGCGCGCCTTTGAGGCGATGACGCCCGAACGCCTCGATCGGGCGGAGGACGCCTACGAGTACCTGGTCATCTGCTCCGTCATCGAGCAGGAGGCCACCCGCAACGACATCCTCGGCTATGTCTACAACCTGGGCCGTGGCATCATCAACTACGACCGGCTCACGCCCGAGGCCTATGCCCGCGAGGCGGCCCAGTGCCAGGCCTGCATCGACGCGTCTGTCGACTTCGCCCGCATGTCGGGAGACGAGGCCTTGGCGGAGGCGGCGTCCGGCGCCAAGGTGAAGCTCGCCGAGATCGTCACCAACGACTGGCAGAACCGCGTCGCCCCCGAAGACCAGGCCAAGGCGGCCGAGCTCATCGCCTCCGTGCTCGGCCCCAACGAGGTTGCCGCAAACCTCGCGCGGCTCGCACGCGACGGCGCCTACCGTCTGTGGGATACCGACGTCTCGCTGGCTGACGACCCGTCGGTGGAGCGCACCTTCAACCTCGCCTTGGAGCTCTCCGACACGGCACACGTCGCCGACGACGCCCGGGCACGCCTTGACGCCGCCGTCGCCGCCGCCGCCAGCCACATCGGCGATTTGCGCCGCCGCGATGCGGAGCGCGCCGAGCGGGACCTCCTGGCCGACTACGACGCCCAGAAGGTGCGCATCCTCGTCTCGGCCCACCGCGACTTCGCCCGCTTTGACGCCAAGAGCCTCCAGATGATCCAGGTGGGCTGCGCCGTCAACGGGGGCCGCCTGCCCGACATGCTCCACGACGACGAGGGCGACAACGACTCCGGGCTCAACAAGATGCTCTGCGAGATGACGGCCCAGTACTGGGCCTGGAAGCACGTGACCGACGCCGAGTACGTGGGCTTCTGCCACTACCGCCGCTACTTCAACTTCTCCGACACCCGCTACGAGGAGAACGGCTGGGGCGAGGTCATGGCCGGCACCATCGACGAGGCCGCCCAGAGGAGGTTCGGCCTCGACGACGCCTCCATCGCCCGGGCGATCGAGGGCTACGACATCGTCACCGCCCCCATGCAGGACATCCGCTCCCTCCCTGCCCCCTACACCACGCCGGCCGAGCAGTACGCCGACGCCCCCAAGCTCCACATCGACGACCTTATCCTGTGCGGCGAGGTCGTCAAGGAGCTCCACCCCGACTACGCCCAGGACGTGGACGCCTACCTCAACGGCCACACCTCGTGCTTCTGCAACATGTACATCATGCGCACGGAGCTGTTCCGCGAGTACGCCGAGTGGGTGTTCCCCATCCTCGACCGCTGCATCGACGCCATCGACTTCTCCCACTACTCCGTGGAGGGCGTGCGCACCCCGGGACACCTTGCCGAGCGCCTGCTCAACATCTACCTGATCCACGGAGAGCGCGTGGGCCGCGGCTGGAAGACCAAGGAGCTCCAGGTGGTGCACTTCCAGGACCCGGCACCCCGCCCGGCCCCGCGGCCCCTCCCCCTGGAGACGCCCGTACGCTCCACCATCCCGGTGGTCTTTGCCGCCGACAACAACTACGTGCCCATGGTGTCCACCACCATCGTCTCGATGCTCGAGAACGCGGACCCCGCCTACCGCTACGACGTCATCGTGCTCACGAGCGACATCTCCGGCGAGAACCGCGCCGAGATGGGCGCCGTGATGGCCCGCTACCCCCATGCCCACCTGCGCTTCCTCGACGTGGCAGACATCGTCGAGAAGTACGACCTCACCACGAGCAACGCCCACATCTCCAACGAGACCTACTACCGCTTCCTGATCCAGGAGCTGCTCCCCTTCTACACCAAGGTGCTCTACCTCGACTCCGACCTCGTGGTCACCGGAGACGTGGCCGAGCTCTACCACACCGACGTCACCGGCAACCTACTGGCCGCCGCCCGCGACGTCGACTTCCTCGGCAACCTCAACATGCCCGACGGCAAGCGCATGGCCTATGCCGAGGACGTCCTCGGGATGCGCGACCCCTACGACTACTTCCAGGCCGGCGTGCTGCTGCTCAACACCGGGGAGATGCGGCAGTTCATGAGCATGGAGCAGTGGCTCGAGGCCGCGTCGGACCCCACCCTCATCTACAACGACCAGGACGTGCTCAACCGCTGCTGCGAGGGGCGCGTGACCTACCTCGACAACGCCTGGAACGTGATGATCGACTGCGATGGCCGCATCGGGCGCATCTTCTCGTTTGCCCCGGCACCTGTATTCGACGCCTTCCTGCGCGCCCGCGGCAACGCCCTCGTCACCCATTACGCCGGGTTCCAGAAGCCTTGGACCATGGTGGGTTGCGACAAGGCCGAGCTCTACTGGGAGTACGCCCGCAAGACGCCGTTCTACGAGCGCCTCATCGCCCAGCTGGCCGCCGCGGTGACCCACGTCGACCTCGGTGGCAAGCGCATCTCCTGGCAACCGCCCAAGGCGATCGGCGAGAACAACCCCATCCGCAAGCTCGTTGACCCCATCATGCCCTACGGCACGCGCCGTCGCGAGGTCATGAAGTCCATCGGGCGCACGGTGCGCGGACTGAACTAA
- a CDS encoding DUF6541 family protein, protein MLKVCLVEAVVVYGLGFLALAPLLGCRLKTLLLAPLGSYGLLAALGTVYGLLSVPGNPVTMVFVPAALLGVLLAARCARGLEDTRPSLRRPEGRDLAPWIIAALYGACGLVVTWRVLFAPMAGAYDLIQGYDGVYHVNLVHAMAASGDLSSVSQGIYRAAGEGTVLQGAPSFYPAAWHVVATLAMELVGTDVVAATNGSILFVCGLVLPLSTLVFFERLYGRRPRLLAMGCLVPVMFAAFPVSCVVGGTWYPVVLSMALLPAAVAVAMAFVDDLTGAETATDGTRRADSRFLAGRGTGLGTLSVLLAIAFVTLALSQTSAVFALGVFGVSYACFSLFQAARRREAAVVAACAVVLWAVCYKLPFLQSLVHYQWDAFASPEQAMANLLLLSPSAADVAQPLLGAAVALGLVVCLAERRFRWLVAPYAIFAAGYVATASSEGLLKHLLSGFWYTEPLRMGALVVVASMAVVPVFLDRAWSVLVGRREFGCVARWASSLALAGLFSAMVLAPAVAVYGAGDHVGAFGYWEDRVARATVQNLDRVLPADERAFAARVKAEVGDAVVLNVPDDGSCLLYGLDDLDVLWKRDSDAHPELREHLDRYAADPEVQRAVAETGAHYVLQLDQGNLDGAGMYHTYRHDNWAGIDAVGPTTPGFTEVLSEGDMRLYRIEALG, encoded by the coding sequence GTGCTCAAGGTCTGCCTCGTCGAGGCGGTGGTGGTCTACGGCCTGGGCTTCCTGGCGCTGGCGCCCCTGCTCGGCTGCCGGCTCAAGACCCTGCTGCTGGCACCTTTGGGATCCTACGGGCTGCTGGCGGCCTTGGGTACCGTCTACGGCTTGCTCTCGGTTCCGGGAAACCCGGTGACTATGGTCTTCGTGCCGGCCGCCCTGCTCGGCGTGCTTCTGGCCGCGCGGTGCGCACGGGGGTTGGAGGACACCCGGCCATCCCTTCGCCGTCCAGAGGGCCGCGACTTGGCTCCTTGGATCATCGCCGCGCTGTACGGCGCCTGCGGCCTCGTCGTGACCTGGCGCGTGCTCTTTGCCCCCATGGCCGGCGCCTACGACCTCATTCAAGGCTATGACGGCGTCTACCACGTCAACCTCGTCCATGCCATGGCTGCCTCGGGTGACCTGTCGTCGGTGTCCCAGGGCATCTACCGGGCGGCGGGGGAGGGGACTGTCCTGCAGGGGGCGCCGTCGTTCTACCCGGCCGCCTGGCATGTGGTGGCGACCCTTGCCATGGAGCTTGTAGGCACCGACGTGGTGGCGGCCACGAACGGGTCGATCCTCTTCGTGTGCGGCTTGGTGCTGCCCCTCTCCACCTTGGTCTTTTTCGAGCGGCTCTATGGGCGTCGCCCGCGGCTCCTGGCCATGGGGTGCTTGGTGCCGGTCATGTTCGCGGCCTTCCCGGTCTCGTGCGTCGTGGGTGGCACGTGGTATCCCGTGGTGCTCTCCATGGCCCTGCTTCCCGCCGCGGTTGCCGTGGCCATGGCCTTCGTCGACGACCTGACGGGTGCCGAGACGGCGACGGACGGGACGCGCCGGGCGGACTCCCGGTTTCTCGCGGGGCGCGGCACAGGGCTCGGCACCCTGTCTGTGCTCCTCGCCATCGCCTTTGTGACGCTGGCCCTCTCGCAGACGAGCGCTGTCTTTGCCCTCGGGGTCTTTGGGGTCTCCTACGCCTGCTTCTCGCTGTTTCAGGCCGCAAGGCGCCGGGAGGCGGCCGTGGTGGCGGCCTGTGCGGTCGTCCTCTGGGCAGTCTGCTACAAGCTGCCGTTTCTGCAGTCGCTCGTCCACTACCAGTGGGACGCCTTCGCCTCGCCCGAGCAGGCCATGGCGAACCTCCTGCTCCTCTCGCCCTCCGCGGCCGATGTGGCCCAGCCGCTTCTGGGCGCGGCCGTGGCCCTGGGGCTCGTCGTTTGCCTCGCCGAGAGGCGCTTCCGATGGCTCGTCGCCCCCTACGCCATCTTCGCCGCAGGGTATGTGGCCACGGCCTCCTCGGAGGGGCTCCTCAAGCACCTGCTCTCGGGGTTCTGGTACACCGAGCCCCTGCGCATGGGGGCGCTCGTCGTCGTTGCCTCTATGGCCGTGGTGCCCGTCTTCCTCGACCGCGCGTGGTCTGTGCTGGTGGGACGTCGGGAGTTTGGGTGCGTGGCCCGATGGGCCTCGTCGCTGGCCTTGGCCGGCCTTTTCTCCGCCATGGTCCTCGCGCCCGCGGTCGCGGTCTACGGGGCGGGAGACCACGTGGGCGCGTTCGGCTACTGGGAGGACCGCGTGGCCCGTGCCACGGTGCAAAATCTCGACCGCGTGCTGCCTGCGGACGAGCGCGCCTTTGCGGCACGGGTCAAGGCCGAGGTGGGAGATGCCGTGGTGCTCAACGTGCCAGATGACGGGAGCTGCCTGCTCTACGGTCTCGATGACCTCGACGTGCTCTGGAAGCGCGACTCGGACGCCCACCCCGAGCTTCGTGAGCACCTCGACCGCTATGCCGCCGACCCGGAGGTCCAGCGGGCAGTGGCCGAGACGGGTGCTCACTATGTCCTGCAGCTCGATCAGGGCAACCTCGACGGTGCCGGCATGTACCACACCTACCGCCACGACAACTGGGCGGGCATCGACGCCGTGGGCCCGACCACGCCGGGCTTTACCGAGGTGCTTTCCGAAGGCGACATGCGCCTCTACCGCATCGAGGCGCTCGGCTGA